The genomic window GCATCAGAGTGTTTACCACGTCCTTTATCCATCGTTTCTCGGCTTTCTTCTTCTCTTTGCTTGTCATGGGCCTGTTAAACGCGGGGTGTGCCAAGGAAAAGGAAAAAACAAAGCAGAATAACCCTGCGCCGGTCACCGTGGCCCGGGCCGCGGTCAGGGACGTTCCCGTGGAACTGCGCGCCATCGGCAACGTTGAGGCTTACTCCACCGTAGCGCTTAAGTCCCGAGTTGCCGGCATCATCACCGCGGTCCATTTCAAGGAGGGGGACGACGTGCCGAAAGGGGCGCTCCTCTTCACCATTGATCCGCGCCCCTTCCAGGCGTCGCTCACCCAGGCGAAGGCGAACCTCGCGCGCGACCGGGCCAATGCCGAGAACGCGAAGGAGCAGGCACGCCGCTATGCGAGCCTCTGGCAGGAGGGGATCGTCACCCGCGAACAGTACGACCAGTTGCAGGCAAACGCCGATTCCCTCGCCGCTTCGGTCGCCTCTCTTTCCGCCGCGGTGGAGAGCGCGAAGCTCCAGCTCGATTACTGCTACATCCGCTCGCCCCTTTCAGGGCGCACCGGCGGACTCACCACCCATGCCGGGAACCTGGTGAAAGAAAACGACACCGCGCTCGTAACGATCAACCAGATCACCCCGCTCTACGTCACCTTCTCGCTGCCGGAAAAGGATCTCGCCGTTATCAAGGGGAGGGTGGGGGGCAAACTCCCGGTGACGGCGTCCGTTCCCGGGAGCCCGATCGCCGAACAGGGGACGGTGAGTTTTCTCGACAACGGCGTCGACCCCGCCACCGGCACCATCAAGGTGAAGGGGACCTTTGCCAACCGGGAGCGCAAACTCTGGCCCGGTCAGTTCGTGAACGTGGCGCTCCGCCTCGACGTGAGGAAGGGGGCGGTCGTCGTGCCGACCCGCGCGCTGCAGACCGGGCAGCAGGGCGATTTCGTCTTTCTGGTGAAACCCGATGCGACCGTCGAGGTGCGTCCGGTCACCGTCGGGCCGGCGCAGGACGGCGTTACCGTGATCGAGAAGGGACTCGCCCCGGGCGACACGGTGGTGACCGATGGACAGTTGAAACTCGTTCCGGGGGGTAAGGTGGCCGTCAAGGGGGGACGCCCCGCATGAACCTTGCGGAACTCTTCATCAGACGACCGGTGATGACCAGCCTGGTCATGCTCGCCATCGTGCTTGCGGGCGTGATGGGATACCGGCTCCTGCCGGTGAACGACCTGCCCTCCGTCGATTATCCGACCATCCAGATCACCGCGAACCTTCCCGGCGCGAGCCCGGAAAC from Geomonas ferrireducens includes these protein-coding regions:
- a CDS encoding efflux RND transporter periplasmic adaptor subunit, translated to MFTTSFIHRFSAFFFSLLVMGLLNAGCAKEKEKTKQNNPAPVTVARAAVRDVPVELRAIGNVEAYSTVALKSRVAGIITAVHFKEGDDVPKGALLFTIDPRPFQASLTQAKANLARDRANAENAKEQARRYASLWQEGIVTREQYDQLQANADSLAASVASLSAAVESAKLQLDYCYIRSPLSGRTGGLTTHAGNLVKENDTALVTINQITPLYVTFSLPEKDLAVIKGRVGGKLPVTASVPGSPIAEQGTVSFLDNGVDPATGTIKVKGTFANRERKLWPGQFVNVALRLDVRKGAVVVPTRALQTGQQGDFVFLVKPDATVEVRPVTVGPAQDGVTVIEKGLAPGDTVVTDGQLKLVPGGKVAVKGGRPA